The genomic segment GGGGTTCCGGATCGCGCGCTTCACCACAAGGTCGACGTCGCGGTTGACGATCTCGCGGAGCTCGTCGCGAAGTGCACAGAACTCCTCAAAAGGGTCAGGCCGACCAGGCGAGAAGTCGACCAAGAAGTCGACGTCGCTGTCTTCTTCGAAACCAGTGGTCAGGGCAGATCCAAAAAACCGCCAGCTCGGCATCCCCATACCGCTCGGCGGCGCGACTGATCGCGTCTCCGTCCAAGCTCACAGTGACGATCATGGCACCAGTATCCCTTCGCCGCTTTGGCGGAGACCAGAGAGTTACTCACCGCCGAGCAATTCGCCAATCCACGGCAAGGTCGGCCCACTATGCACGTCCAACCCTGACCCTGCACTCACTCCATCACGTGAAGAGTCGAGCTCCCACGTGCACAGTGGCACCCGGGCTGACCGCGACGACTACACATTGAACCGGAACTCCACCGCATTGCGCGACAGATAGGCCTCACAGATCGATCATGGCGAACCCTGGCTCTCGCCACCACAGATGGCCCATTGCAGCTGACTGGCGCTGGCTCGCAAGCACCCGCTCCCCCACGCCGTGGAGAATCGCGTCGTAGGACGCCGCCTCGAAGGTGAACTCCAAGGGGAACTCGATGGCGCTGTACGGCTCCTCGTGGTGACTGCCATCCCATCCGAACTGGTTCCAGCGCACCATCTGCCCACAACGTTCGATGGCGGCCGTGAGCGCACCGCAGCCAAGGTCGCCACACTCGCGACACACGTACAACTCCACTCGGCCAGCAGGAAGACTGACCTGGAGACCCAGGGACAAGGACGCCAACCAGGCCAGTCCGGACTCCAGATCCCATCCGGCTTGCAAGGGCGTGGAAGTCCACACCAGCAGATCTTCGCCGATCACTGAGCGCAGGGATGCGCGATTCACGACGAGGTCGAGATAGCGAGGACAAAGCCGATTGCCATCCAGTGGCAGCGTCGACTCGACGAGGTCCAGATGATCCACACGCTAACGATAGACATCTGAAATGCCTAGTCAACTAATTATTGAACCTGAACTCCACCACGTTCCGTAGCCAATTACAGTCTGCGTAGCAGACTCCGGCGGTCGCAGCACCCTGAACCATCACTGCAGCCCACGCCGCAGATCAGTCCAAGGAACGGCAAGAGCCCGCTGCTAACGCGACCTGTCGATGTGATCACCACATGTGACGAACGTGTCGAAATTATCGCTTTTCATCGACACGTCGTGCCGTCATGGTTACGCTGCCCCCATGACGCCGAGCCCGGATCAGCCGTACCAAGACCTTCCCCCGCTGCCCCCGACCGGAGTTGTGGAGACACCCGCGGTGCTCAAGGCGACGATCTCGGCAAGCCGAGCCCTGGCACGCTTGGATGGCGCCTACAAGCGTCTCCCCGATCCGACGATGCTGATCAACTTGATCCCTCTCATGGAGGCGCAGGCATCGAGCGAGATCGAGAACATCGTCACCACCAACGACGAGTTGTTCAAGGCCGCCAACGGCGCACTGTCCACCCTCACTCCCCAAGTGAAGGAGGCTCTTCGCTACCGGGAGGCACTGCGCGCCGGACGCGAGTCCCTCGACCTGCGCCCCATTACGCATCAGACGGCCATCGATGTGTGCTCGATCCTCCAGGCCAGCCCGGCGATCATCCGCAACCAGCCAGGCACGTACATCGGCAACCCGGCGACCGGGCGATGCATCTACACCCCGCCAGTGGGCAAGGACGTCATCCTCGACCACCTGTCCGCATGGGAACGCTTCCTGCACGGCGACCACGGGTTGGATCCCCTCGTCGTCATGGCGCTGACCCACTATCAGTTCGAGGCCATCCACCCGTTTTTCGACGGCAACGGCCGAACGGGCCGCATCCTCAACCTGCTGATCCTCATCGAGACCGGGCTACTGGAGCTGCCCATCCTCTACCTCTCCGGCCACATCGTCCGCCACAAGGACACCTACTACGAACGACTCAACGCTGTTACCCATAACGGCGAGTGGGAGCCGTGGATCCTCTTAATGCTCTCCGGCATCGAGTCCACCGCGCGGTGGACGCTGGACCTCGTCGAGAGGACCGACCAGATGCGCGCCCTCATGGAGCACCAGATCCGCGAGCAGAACTCCAAGTTGCCCGCCGCTTCCTTGGCCCGGATGCTGTTCAGCCAACCGTACCTACGCATCGACAATGTCGTGGAGGCGGGCTTGGCCAAGCGTCAGACCGCAGCGCACTGGCTGACCGAACTGGCCGAACCGGGTCTCATCATCAAAGAGCGAGTCGGCCGAAACGTCATCTTCATCAACAGCCGCTTGCTGCAAACGCTCTTTCATACACCACTGCCGGAGTAAGGACACCGCCTACACATTGAAGCGGAACTCCACCGAGTTGCGGAACGTAGAACCATCTGCGCGATCGCTCAGACAGGCACAGGAGTCCAGAGCCGGTCGATGGGCATCACATGCAGCCGGTCCTCGTAGGTGTAGGAGCGGCTACCGGTCGTCAGCATGATGCCGCCGATGAACCTCTCCCCCAGCAGGTCGCGAAGCTGGGCAAGACCGCGGAACTCCTTCCCCGAGGCCCGTTCGCTGGCTTTGACCTCGAACGCGACGACTCGCCCATCGTCGTACTCGATGACGAGGTCGACCTCAGCCCCGTCACTCGTACGCCAGTGCCCGAGCGTGACGGGATCATCGAGCCAGGACGCCTGCTTGCGCAGCTCCCCGACGACGAAGGTCTCCAGCAGGTGCCCGAAGTCAGTGAGCGACGTCGGGTCGATGCCGGTGACCTTCTCCGGCGTGAGCCGGAGCAGTCGGGCAGCCAGCCCGGAGTCGACGACGTGGACCTTCGGCTTCGCACTCACCCGCGAGCGGAGGCTCTTGCCCCACGCGGGGAGACGCACAGCCAGGAACAGGTCCTCGAGGAGCCGGAGATGGCTCTCCGTCGTCTCCCTGTTGGTCCCTACCCTTTCCGCCGTCGCCGCCACGTTCAGCAATTGACCGGTCTGCGCCGCGATATGCCCCAAGAGATCGGCCAACGCTTGACGCTCGCGGATTCTGCTGAGCTCGACGGCATCGCGTTCGACGGACGCCCGAACGAAGTCATCGAACCAACGGGCTCTGGCCGAGGCTGACCGACGCAGGGCGAGAGGCATTCCCCCGGAGCACACACGGTCGACATAGTCGGGCCGCGTGGTCGACGAAGACGGGACGGCACTCACGACGTCGTCGGCATCACCCGCGAGCGCCTCGAGCAGGTTCTCCCGCACCCCCTCGAGTTCCCCTTGGGAGAGCGGCCAGATGACGAGCGAATGGAGCCGGCCGGTCAGCGCCTGTGCCGTCGCCGGCAGAGCGTCCTGCCTCGTCGACCCCGTGATGATCGCCGTGCCCGGGGGGCTGCCTTCACGGTTCAGCCGGGCCTTGAGCGCATCGAGGATGTCTGGAACCCGCTGGTACTCGTCGATGCAGATCGGGGCCCCGGCGCGCACCGAGGCGGCCAGGTTCCCCTGGATCGCCTCACGCACTTCAACGTCGTCGAGGTCGATCACCGAGCCGCCGGCTGCCTCGGCGAAGCCGCGGAGCACCGTCGACTTGCCCACCGATCGTGGACCATGCAGCGCGATCACCGGCTCGGTGCGCATCTGTTCGGCCAACAGATCGCTGACGCGGCGTGGGACAAGTCCATCGAGCTGCATGCCGCCACCCTAGCAGGACCAACTATGCCAACCCTACAAACGTGAGCACCGCAAACCAGCAGACGTGAGCCTCTCGATCTAGCAAAAATGAGCGCCCAAGCCCCATGAGCCAAGGATCAGACGTTGAAGCGGAACTCCACGGCGTTTCGCAGCTGGAGTGAGCCTTCGGAGGACAAGAGTGGCGTTGTTGCTCTCCCTTGGGCCAATTGTGTCGCACTTGGCCGCCCCGACGGTCAGCTGAGAATCCGTTTGACGAGCGGGAGCGCATATCGCCAGTCGTCGCCGTCTTGATCAAAGAGATCGGCGTCCTCGAACCAGGTTGCGTCCGCCTCCGGATGAGGGCCAATCAAGCCCACACTTCCATCGCCAAACCGATAACACGCGGCGGCGAGGTCGCCTGTCTCGTAATGGGCGTAGGCCTCAGCGCCGCCTACAGGCAACCGCGCGCCCTCTTGGAAGTAGGTCCATCGCAACGTGTCGCCCCACGTGACTGCCACCACATCATCCGTACTATCTTTCACAGGGAAGTCGGGAACGCCCACCTCCCCCTCGACGGATTCACTGAAAAACCCGAATCCCTCGCTCCCTGCAAGATATGCACCCATGCAGATGCCGAGGTAGCTACCGCCGGTAGCCACAAAGTCACTCACCCCGCGGATGAAATCCGCAGGAAAACTCTGGGCAGCGGCACGAATATCGTCTCCACCGCCCGGCTGGGCGTAGAGAGCGACTCCAGAAAGGGCACTTGATTTGAGAGGGAATTCTTCATGCGGGCCGATAAACGCAACGTCCATACCAAGCTGTGATTGCGACAGTCGCTCAGCAAGAGTTTTCGAGCATCCTGCGCACCCCGCCGGGCCGCGGTACACGAGGGCGATCCGCGCATCCGGAGTCTCGTCGTCGTTCCTGCTGATCGGTGCACATCCGTTCGCCAGCCCAGCGAAAGGGACCGTCAGCAGCCCCGCGAGGACTGACCGGCGCGACCGTCCAGCAGGTGATTCGAACGTACCCATCCTTCAATGCTAGCCCGGAGATTTCACGGGGGTGGCTGGACGTGAAGGAGGGAAGTGCCCGCTGACCTGCGAAGATACCGATTGTCTAGGTCTGTATCAGCGTGGTTGAAGGAGCACTTCCCAGGTGAACAAGCGTAGCGGGATGTATCCGCGTCTCCGAGTCGACTCCGCTGCGGTGCCGGCGGTGGCCCAGGCGGGCGGGGTGCTGCTCACCCGGACCGTGGAGACCTCCGGCCTGGGAATCTTGTTGAGCCGGGCGCTGGGACCGTGGCGCAAATCCCTCGCGAGGCATGACCCGGCGAAGGTGCTGCTGGATCTGGCGATCAGCCTCGCGCTGGGTGGTGATGCCTGTCGTGACGCCGCGCTGCTGCGCAGCGAACCCGGTGTCTATGGCCGGGTGGCCTCGGATGCGACGATCTCGCGCACCATCACCGCCCTCGCGGCCGATGTCGACCGGGTGGAGAAAGCCGTGGCCCAGGCCACTGCAGCAGCTCGCCAGCACGTCTGGGGCCTGGCAGGCGAGGCGGCACCAGGCCATGGGGCGAGCGCCGGGGATCCGATCATCATTGATCTGGACGCCACTCTCGTCACGTCACATTCGGACAAGGAACTGGCCCGGCCGACGTTCAAGAAGGGCTACGGTTTCCACCCGCTGTTGGCCTTCGTCGACCACGGCCCCGACGGGACCGGCGAACCCATGGCAGGGCTGCTCAGGTCGGGCAATGCCGGCTCCAACACCGCCGCCGATCACGAGACCGTCATCAAGGCTGCGCTCAAACAGGTGCCCGGGATCAACCCCGCCAGGCCGGGCAAGAAGGTGCTGATCCGTACTGACGGGGCCGGCGGATCCCAACAGCTACTCGGCTTCCTCGCCCGGCGCGGACTGTCGTACTCGAGCGGCTTCACGCTGCCGATGAGCACCCCGGAGTTGTATCACCTTGTTCCCGAGCACGCGTGGCAGGATGCCTACAACGCCGACGGCCAGGTCCGCGACGGCGCAGCCGTGGTCGAGTTCACCGACCTCCTCACCGCCAAAGACCTGTTGAAGGGCTACCCCACCGGGATGCGAGTGATCGTGCGCCGAGAACGACCCCACCCCGGCGCCCAACTCCGCTTTGATGACGTCGATGGCTACCGGCTCACCGCCTTCGTCACCAACACTGCCAGAGGCCAGTTGGCTGATTTGGAGATGCGGCACCGCCGCCGCGCCCGTTGTGAGGACCGCATCCGCACCGCAAAAGACACCGGCCTGACCAACCTGCCGTTGCAGGGCTATGACCAGAATCGCATCCGGCTGCTCATCGTCCAGCTGGCCAGCGACCTGCTCGCCTGGATGGCCATGCTCGCCCTCCAAGGCCCTGCGCGGCGATGGGAACCCAAAACCCTGCGGCACCGCCTGTTCACTCTTCAACGCCACCTTGGCGCGCACAGGCAGGCGCACCATCCTGCACCTCAAACAGGCCAGCCCCTGGTCACCCATGATTCTGGACGGCTGGAACCGGCTCTCCGCACTCACCCCACCCTGACCCAACCGTCACCCGCCCCGACGACCAGCAGTAGCCATTCGGCAGTGGAACCGACGCCCACCCGCAACGACATGCGGGCACTTGTCACACCCACATGCCACAATCACGAGCATGAGACCGGCAACGACGCTGGACCGTTGACCAACCAGCCCTCATGAAAGATCGAGGCTAGGCGTTGACAGCGACGGGATCGTCACCGACTATCCGCAGCTCGCCCGCCGACTCGAGGACTGAAAATCTGCATTTCCGGCATGCCAAAAATGCCGCAGATTTGACCCCCAAAGGTTAGTTACTGAAGCGGAACTCCACCGCGTTCCGATGGATAGAACCATCTGGGTGCACATCGGCGCGACGGGACCAATGAACGGGCAGGCGCAGCTGGGTCTAGGCCACTAGGTTGAGGCTCGGGTTCATGAGGGGCTCGTACTCGATGGGCCAACCGACGCAGGCGGGCCCGCCGGCGGCGTCGGTAGGTCCGCTCGATCCAGGTGATGATCGCGGTTCGCAGCTCTTCACGAGTTTCCCCGCCGCCCGCAAGGCCGACCCGACAGACCCCCTGTGGATCACCGCCATGACCCAGGCCAGCAATGCGCGGGAGCGAAATCCCGGTCAAGCACTGCCTACGAGAACGTCCTCGCCCTTCATGCCCGCCCTGGGGCGCAGAGGGACCTTCGCACGTTGAAGCGGACTCCACCGAAATCCGTCACCCAGAGGTCGCCTACTCGCCCCCGCGGCAGGTCCGTAGTGCGATTTTACAGTATTCCGTAATTCTGGAACTATGTATCCATGACGACACCGGACGCACCTGACTCACTGGCCAGTCGAGTAGCTGCACTCGAGAAGCGGATGGTCGCGGTCGAGGCACACGCCACCCCCGCCGCTGGTGACACTGGAAATACGAACGGCGCGCAAGGCAGTTCACCAAGCACACAAGATCACCTCTGGGCCCTTCGCGGCCTGAAGCAGTACGAGGATGACAGCGAGGGCGGCACCGTCATGCTCGTGGGCTCCGTCGAGCTTCCGGGCAGCGGCCCCGTCTCCTGGCAGATCGGAGCGCACGCCGACGAGCTCCTTTCCGACGAGTGGGACACGGTCACTGCTGTGCTGGACGCACTGGCGCACCCCATCCGCCTGCGCATCCTCAAAGAGGTGCTCACCGGGGAGAACAGCACCGCACGCGAACTTGCAGAACTGGAGTCCATGGGGTCGACCGGGCAGGTCTATCACCACCTTCGCGCCCTCACCTCGGCCGGGTGGTTGAGGCCGGGCTCCGGGGGCAGACACACGGTGCCGGCCGAACGAGTCGTCCCCCTGCTCACCACCCTTCTGGGGGCGCGCCGATGATGCGCATGCTCAAGGCGGCCTCCCCCTGGCTCCTTCGAGCCTTCGTCCTGCTCGTGGCGCTGAGCTTCGTCATCGAGGTCCCCGTGTGGCTCGTGTTCGCGCCGCTGGGCCTGGCGATCGCAGTCCCTTCTCCACGTGCAGACGACGAGTCTCCCCAGACCATGCATGCTCCCGTGACGGGCCGCTGGGTCGCCATCAACAGCCCGGCGACGAAGGTCCCCAGCCACGGCGTTCGCACGCTCGGTCAGGCATTCGCAGTCGACATCCTGCAGGCATCAGACTCTCCCCGCGAAAGCGCCCCCGGCTGGCAATGGAGACAGGCCGAGCCCCAGGAGTTCCCAAGCTTCGGGGAGCCTGTCCTGGCAGCGGGCTCCGGCACCGTGATCGCTGCCCATGACGGCAAGCGTGACCATCGCGCCCGGAACACCTGGCCCGGCCTGATCTACATGATGTCGCTCGAGGCCTTCGGTCGAGAGTTGGCCGGGCACCGCTCCATCATCGGCAATCACGTGATCCTCGACCATAGCGACGGCACGTTCAGCATGTACGCCCACCTCAAGCACGGATCTGCAGCCGTGTGCGTCGGGCAGAAAGTCCGCGCCGGCGATGTCCTGGGAGCGGTCGGGAACACCGGGAATACCAGCGAACCCCATCTCCACTTCCAGCTGATGGACCGGCCCCAAGCGGCCATGGCCGCCGGCCTGCCGTTCCGGTGGTCCCCGCTCACGATCGAGCCGGATCCCGATCCCCACTGGGCTCCGAAGAAACCTGTCGCAGAGACGGTCGAGGGTCTCCCCGCGACAGGGCAGATCTTCCGCACCCCGGAGTCCGGCGTCATGCCCCAACCCAAGCGCGAGGCCAGTTGTTGACGCGAACACTCCCCCATGCCGCCCGACCAGCTCGCGCCCAACAGCTCTGACCAGCTCTTCTACAAATTGAATCTCCATTCGACCTCATTGCATTGGGAATAGGCGTCACAGATCGATCGCAACGAAGCCTGGGTCACGCCGCCACTGAGGCCCGGTCGGAGCTGGCGGACGTTGCCTCGCGAGCAGCCGCTCCCCCAAGGCGCGGAGTGTCTCGTCATAGGACGCCGCTTGGAAGGTGAATTCCAAGGGGTCCCCGATGGCGTCGTACGGCTCATCACTGAGGCTGTCATCCCATCCGAACTCGCTCCATCGCACCACTGACCCGGATCGTTCGATGTTGACCGTCAGCGCCCCACAGCCCAGGTCGCCGCACTCGCGACACACGTACAGCTCCACCCGGCCACCAGGAAGACTGTCCTGTAGCCCTAGGGACAAGGACGCTATCCAGCCAATCCCGGCTTCCAGATCCCATCCAGACCGCAACAGAGTGGAAGTCCACCCCAGCAAATCTTCACCGATCGAAGCGCGCAGGGATGAGCCGTTCACGACGAGGTCGAGATACTGGGAACGAGGCCGATTCCCGTCCAGCGGCAGCGTCGACTCGACGAAGTTCAGATGGTCCACGAGACAACGATAGGCATCTGAAATCCCTAGTCAACTAATTATTGAAGCGGAATTCCACCACGTTCCGAACAGTACTTACGTATCAATCTCTAGGCCTTACGCTCTCAACTGCCAACACGCGTCCCACCTTGCTATACTTGATGGCGTAGTCGAACGTCGACTACTACCCCGACCGGAGCAGTGCTCATCCGGCGGAAAAGATGAAGACCCCGGCACGAGCACACCGGGGTAAGAGGGACTGGCGGGCGACCCACCACCTTCGGATAACAGGGCAGGGTCGCGTGTCGGACACAAGGGACGGGCTCCTCCGACTGCCACTGGTGACCCACACTCGCGGGATCGGCGTGACTCCCGACGCGAGGACAGAGGCCAGAGTCACGGGTGCCGAGCGAGATGGACGCGCTCGGGTAGACCGGCCGATTGCGAACCACACTCGTCGGGCCTGGCGCTCCAGCGACGAGGACAGAGGTCAGAGCGCAGCCGCCCTCATCGGTAGGTGAGGGACTCAAGTGGCGGCCACGAGTACACGGGTATTGACTCCTGAGGAGTCCCTGTGTCCTCGACACGCCACGTCCAGCCCACTTTTCTCACCCTCCAGCAGGCAGCCGCCGAGGGTTATGCCGCGTACTCCACACTTCGGAAGTACATCGCTGACGGCCGGCTGCCCGCCGTCAAGGTCGGTTCCCGCGTCAAGGTGCTGCGCACCGACCTCGACGCTCTCGCGGTGGCCGTCAGGCCTGCGACCTTCGAGGAGATCGAGGCCGCCGCAGAACGGCTCGCCGCTTCCGCTCCCCCACTGAGCGACGCCCAGGTTCGTCGCCTCAGCACGATTTTCGGCGATGCGTCATGAGCGCCGCATCCTCCGGCTGGGCGCGTCACGAGATCACCGATGGCGCACGGCGCGGCATCGTCTTCGAGGTGCTCGTGCGGCGTTGTGCCCGAGCAACGGTCAGCGGGGGCGTGAACGTGCCCAACAATGCCTCGACCGGCGGGGCGAGAGAGTCTCAGATCCTCGTCGCCGAGTGTGATGGTTCCGAACTGTCACACTTTCTCAACCCCTCCGAGACCGACGTTTTCCCCGGTCAGGAGGCAGATGGTCGGGCACGGTCATTCACCCCTATGGGGAGCCCCGAGTTTCGACCGTGTGACCGTGTCGCTGCGACCAACTCGCCGGCGGCCGTCGCAGCGGGTGTGTCAGTGCCTGCGTCCGCGTTCGGCGACCTCCCGTCGGTGAAGGCGATGGGCACGGGCCGCGCCGGGATCATCGTCGGGTTCGACACCGAGTTCACGACCGTCGATGGTGCCCGGGTCATCGACTCGTACCAGTTCGCCGTGGCTGATCCGCTCGATCCGTCGGTGATGGTCGAGGTCGTCATCCTGCCGCCGCTGGGCTCCGACGCTCGCATTTCGCTGCACACAGCGCTGTGGGCCGTGGTCACTGCCGCTGAGCTGTGGCGCTCGCCTCTGGTGCCCGAAAAGTTGGGTCCCCGTGGCGTTCCTCGCGGGGCGTTCTGGTCGGAAGACTGGGAGGAGCGCCGGGAGGCCCTCGCGAAGTTGAGGGTGCCCCTCGTTCTCGCCTGCCACTACGGCGCAGCGGACCTCACAACCTTCCGTACGGGTGGTCATGCTCGGGAACTGGACGCCCTCGTCCGCCTGACCTCGGCGGCCGGTGGGCTCGTGACGCTGCTGCCGTTCCGCTCGCAGCGCGGTAACGAGAACGGGCATTGGTGGCAGAGCATGTCGGTGACCGTTCGCGACACCATGTCCCAGGCTCCCGCTGGGAAGAAGACGCTGGCGGTGCTCGGTGAAGCGTGCGGTGTCGCGAAGCTGGACGTGCCGGATGACTGGATCTCCCGGATGACTGACTACCGGCGCGAGCACCTGGGCGAGTTCCTGGAGTACGGCGTCAACGACGCCGTCATCGTCGTGGAGTACCTCGCCCGGCTGTGGGGCGACGGCGTTGTCCCACCGATCACGCTGAGCGGCGGTGCGGCCGCTGCTCTCGTGGACTCGGGAAGTGCGTACCTCGGCGCGTCCTCTCCTGCTGAGTTCCGCAGGAAGTTCGCAGGGCTGGTGGACGAGGACGAGGGCGTCGACGCCGTCGAAGAGGGCGACAGGCTGAGCTTCTACGCGAAGCGGGGGCGCAACCCTCTCGACGGCGCGGCTGCTCAGCTCTCCTCGGCGTTCGCACGTGCGTATCACGGTGGCTTGAATTCTTGTCCGATGCCGGGTTTCTACCCCGTGCCGACCGTGGACATCGACGCGCAGAACGCCTACCCGACCGCGATGGCGCTGGTGCGTGACCTCGACTGGGAGGCCGGTGCCATCGATGAGGTCGTGCACGAGCGCGTCATCACCATCGATGACGTCCCGACGGCGACGACGCCCTTCGTTGGGTTCGTGTCGTTCGTCTTCCCCACTGCCGTTCTGTACCCGTGCTTGCCGATCGTCGCTGACGGCACGCTCATCTACCCGCGCACGTCCGAGGGCGTCGCAGGGACGTGGGTGTGCGGTCCCGAGCTGTGGCTGGCCCTCCAGCTCGGTGCGCAGGTCCACTGCCAGATCGGTTACCTCGGTCGTGTGCTCGAGATCGACGGCGCACCGAGCCTTTCGCTGCGCCACGGCGTTAAGCAGTTGATCGACGACCGCAATACTGCCAAAGCGCTGTTCGGCAAGGAGTCGCTGGAAGAGCAGACTTTGAAGACCGGCGTGAACTCGGTGTACGGCAAGACCGCGCAAGACGTCGCCGAGCAGCGGTCCTGGGACGCTCGCGCGCAGGAGATGGACAACGTCGGTGGCTCGGCCGTTTCCAGCCCCTATCATGCGGCGACGACCACGTCGATGGTCCGTGCTCAACTGCTCGCGACGATGAACCAGCTGAGCGAATACGGCAGGGACGTCTACTCGGTGACCACCGACGGCTTCATCACGAACGCCACCGTGGATGAGGTCGTCGACCTCGAACTCTACGGGCTCGCCGAGGTGCTCGGGGAGGCGCGCACCGCCCTGACCGGGGACAGATCCATCTGGGAGGCCAAGCATGCTCAGAACGACCTGGTGAACTTCACGACGCGAGGCAACGTGTCACTTGACCTCGACGGCGTGTGTGCTCATAACGGGCTCAAGACTCCGAAGGACCTCGACGAGGACAGCTTCGAAGACCGGGAGCTGCTGTTGACCATGGTCGTCACCCGCGAGGGGCGCATTCCGAACGGGTACGACCGTCACCCCTCGTTTCAGGAGCTGTCGCGCACGACCGATCGCAGGGACTTCATCACGTCGTACGTCGATCGTTCCGTGTCGATGGACTAC from the Luteococcus japonicus genome contains:
- a CDS encoding M23 family metallopeptidase, which translates into the protein MMRMLKAASPWLLRAFVLLVALSFVIEVPVWLVFAPLGLAIAVPSPRADDESPQTMHAPVTGRWVAINSPATKVPSHGVRTLGQAFAVDILQASDSPRESAPGWQWRQAEPQEFPSFGEPVLAAGSGTVIAAHDGKRDHRARNTWPGLIYMMSLEAFGRELAGHRSIIGNHVILDHSDGTFSMYAHLKHGSAAVCVGQKVRAGDVLGAVGNTGNTSEPHLHFQLMDRPQAAMAAGLPFRWSPLTIEPDPDPHWAPKKPVAETVEGLPATGQIFRTPESGVMPQPKREASC
- a CDS encoding ATP-binding protein — encoded protein: MQLDGLVPRRVSDLLAEQMRTEPVIALHGPRSVGKSTVLRGFAEAAGGSVIDLDDVEVREAIQGNLAASVRAGAPICIDEYQRVPDILDALKARLNREGSPPGTAIITGSTRQDALPATAQALTGRLHSLVIWPLSQGELEGVRENLLEALAGDADDVVSAVPSSSTTRPDYVDRVCSGGMPLALRRSASARARWFDDFVRASVERDAVELSRIRERQALADLLGHIAAQTGQLLNVAATAERVGTNRETTESHLRLLEDLFLAVRLPAWGKSLRSRVSAKPKVHVVDSGLAARLLRLTPEKVTGIDPTSLTDFGHLLETFVVGELRKQASWLDDPVTLGHWRTSDGAEVDLVIEYDDGRVVAFEVKASERASGKEFRGLAQLRDLLGERFIGGIMLTTGSRSYTYEDRLHVMPIDRLWTPVPV
- a CDS encoding winged helix-turn-helix domain-containing protein, with translation MTTPDAPDSLASRVAALEKRMVAVEAHATPAAGDTGNTNGAQGSSPSTQDHLWALRGLKQYEDDSEGGTVMLVGSVELPGSGPVSWQIGAHADELLSDEWDTVTAVLDALAHPIRLRILKEVLTGENSTARELAELESMGSTGQVYHHLRALTSAGWLRPGSGGRHTVPAERVVPLLTTLLGARR
- a CDS encoding BPL-N domain-containing protein gives rise to the protein MGTFESPAGRSRRSVLAGLLTVPFAGLANGCAPISRNDDETPDARIALVYRGPAGCAGCSKTLAERLSQSQLGMDVAFIGPHEEFPLKSSALSGVALYAQPGGGDDIRAAAQSFPADFIRGVSDFVATGGSYLGICMGAYLAGSEGFGFFSESVEGEVGVPDFPVKDSTDDVVAVTWGDTLRWTYFQEGARLPVGGAEAYAHYETGDLAAACYRFGDGSVGLIGPHPEADATWFEDADLFDQDGDDWRYALPLVKRILS
- a CDS encoding Fic family protein; amino-acid sequence: MTPSPDQPYQDLPPLPPTGVVETPAVLKATISASRALARLDGAYKRLPDPTMLINLIPLMEAQASSEIENIVTTNDELFKAANGALSTLTPQVKEALRYREALRAGRESLDLRPITHQTAIDVCSILQASPAIIRNQPGTYIGNPATGRCIYTPPVGKDVILDHLSAWERFLHGDHGLDPLVVMALTHYQFEAIHPFFDGNGRTGRILNLLILIETGLLELPILYLSGHIVRHKDTYYERLNAVTHNGEWEPWILLMLSGIESTARWTLDLVERTDQMRALMEHQIREQNSKLPAASLARMLFSQPYLRIDNVVEAGLAKRQTAAHWLTELAEPGLIIKERVGRNVIFINSRLLQTLFHTPLPE
- a CDS encoding excisionase family DNA-binding protein encodes the protein MSSTRHVQPTFLTLQQAAAEGYAAYSTLRKYIADGRLPAVKVGSRVKVLRTDLDALAVAVRPATFEEIEAAAERLAASAPPLSDAQVRRLSTIFGDAS